ACGGGATGGCTTCGTCATGACGTGGCCCTCTCAAAAGTAGACAATAATACTCCGCATTCTTGGAATGGCGCCAATAGGGGGTCCAACGGCCTGCCGAGCCCGCCGCGGCTCAATTTCCCGCGTGGAGGGCCGATAAGCAAAGGGGTGGCGGAGTGTCCGTCTCCCAGGCCCGCGCCCGCTGCGATCAGTTGAGGAGGTCGTTCGATGGCCGAAGCCACGGCGGAAGCTGCACCGGCGAAGGGGAAAAAGGGAGGCGGGAAGAAGCTCGTCCTGGTCCTCGTCGGCGCCCTGGTCCTGCTGGGCGGCGGCGCCGCCGGCGCCTACTTCACGTTGTCCCACGGCGCCAGCAAACACGAAAAGACCACGAAGGTCGAGAAGCGCCCCGACGCGCCTCCGCAAGGCGAGAAGCCGGGAACCCCCCACGCGGTGCTGTCGCTCGAGCCGTTCATCGTGAACCTCGCCGACTCGGAGGGCGACCGGTACGTCAAGTGCACCATGCGACTGGTGCTCGACCGACCCGAGGCCGCCGAGACCGCGAAGGACGAC
The genomic region above belongs to Terriglobia bacterium and contains:
- a CDS encoding flagellar basal body-associated FliL family protein encodes the protein MAEATAEAAPAKGKKGGGKKLVLVLVGALVLLGGGAAGAYFTLSHGASKHEKTTKVEKRPDAPPQGEKPGTPHAVLSLEPFIVNLADSEGDRYVKCTMRLVLDRPEAAETAKDDDLTITRIRDRVLTLLSSKTFAQVATPEGKESLRGEIQKQVNTVLRPASVSEVYYTEFIVQ